Proteins from a genomic interval of Alkalispirochaeta americana:
- a CDS encoding YdcF family protein: MIFAAQKIIARLFFPVPLFFWISLAAWIALRGGRRRLARGLTAGAVVWLFLISWDPVGEFLLGTLENPFTTLEEIPADTDIVVVLGGGSHFREDRTGAARLSRSSQGRVLEGIRLVSGGRDDDRRPLLVFTGDSPRDGPAMAFVAGETARALGVPGEQVIMLEKTYNTRQEARAVRRFLEESSGWGNEAKGPNGRVVLVTSACHMLRSKALFQREGIDPVPAPAQYLTDQGSLSPWSFFPSASALEKTERFFYEVLGLLWMGMTR, encoded by the coding sequence GTGATTTTCGCGGCGCAGAAGATCATCGCCCGGCTCTTTTTCCCGGTCCCTCTCTTCTTCTGGATCTCCCTGGCGGCCTGGATTGCCCTGCGGGGCGGGAGGCGGCGCCTTGCCCGCGGGCTGACTGCCGGCGCAGTGGTATGGCTGTTTCTGATTTCCTGGGATCCTGTTGGTGAGTTCCTGTTGGGAACGTTGGAGAATCCCTTTACCACCCTGGAAGAGATCCCTGCTGACACGGATATTGTGGTGGTCCTGGGGGGCGGATCCCATTTCCGGGAGGATAGAACCGGCGCAGCGCGGCTCAGCCGAAGCTCCCAGGGAAGAGTTCTGGAAGGAATCCGCCTTGTTTCGGGAGGCCGTGACGATGATAGACGGCCGCTCCTTGTGTTTACCGGAGATTCACCCCGAGATGGTCCCGCTATGGCCTTCGTGGCTGGAGAGACAGCTCGTGCCCTGGGCGTTCCCGGGGAGCAGGTGATAATGCTCGAGAAAACGTATAATACCCGCCAGGAGGCCCGGGCCGTCCGCCGATTTCTTGAGGAGTCCTCCGGCTGGGGCAACGAAGCGAAGGGGCCGAACGGGAGGGTTGTGCTGGTGACAAGCGCCTGCCATATGCTCAGGTCAAAAGCTCTCTTTCAGCGTGAGGGAATCGATCCTGTGCCTGCTCCGGCCCAGTACCTGACGGATCAGGGTTCGCTGAGTCCCTGGAGCTTTTTTCCTTCGGCCTCGGCCCTGGAGAAGACGGAGCGGTTTTTCTACGAGGTTTTGGGGTTGCTGTGGATGGGCATGACCAGGTGA
- a CDS encoding TolB family protein, whose protein sequence is MKGIVLFFLFLPLIQLSAGPAQFRWHQVETDQFRIIFQEKDRPAAEEVLSLADEVYRKTSSYMDYRPSERVPVVIYGDTAQANGFFTPFPGHIALFVASPAGPWMGARTENWLETLFIHELIHYLHLTRPVGFFGFPSRLFGPLLASASMIFSPGWAIEGVTVYGESALAPGGRGDNPFFKMQALAPILEDRMYTYDQAAFNHPAYAPRGRIYTAGYLMVDYLMETYGDDIFVRLNRSFQRAPFLGMRRAIRRTTGVKAPDLYQSMVDDLRNRYDHRRDLPRGEELSPAGPGHWDLPVPTERGLVTWGNHFDRGPGLYVQKALHEPWRLLARTEVAPGESWTVDSRGTLAVVATITTDPYRPGIPPATGVAYSDLFLLDLSARCESRDWFQPPPSRRITHRKRLYHPALSPDGSRLVAIERQGSFSRLVSVDIASGSITPLVEAPKEVLRNPAFSPDGSLLALTANYRGQQRLLVVAYPSGEILEDRMIFSRAPDAAVYYPRFHQPFHQPSEDAASRESLPPKAPPLEIWYGGDAEGFLSLYRSVLSDQGLTPPQRMLRDQVGAWGGFPLPASGEPSMSREATSEETGILYGSYSSDGQNLKLGESRAEEPAETLPPKNTFSPVTRADADVGAGADANQDQGRGSHRERATIPASPRPYRDTLRPLLWTPLASAQRGGDQGDSLDLGVFFLASSNLGRHTLQGYALYNPDEQEPSGGLAYTFSPGVSQWTLETDRQYELDKEDTIIRTTEIAGRASRLLGVRRAPGSVRVLTGEIGLGYQLEEEERPDSTTTTREIEGILGLQYLKTGPGASRDLFGPPKVLLATELSLVPDLLDADPARLESTSLAHFRWQPLRRISGMAGAIQLAPAGYITTSTDGDALGRLPYRSGGFDDRRTTGSRAQPDSADTALLARAEVLLPLRISDAAWRGIGTMGSGLALYLEQGAALSHTRIAPTASSVVGADFTKDVVFNMIPLRLTLGAARRLPHPGSDTSEDWTVYFRLGGTTLEWLESAPWRRSPRR, encoded by the coding sequence ATGAAGGGTATTGTGCTTTTTTTTCTGTTTCTCCCCCTGATCCAGCTATCTGCAGGACCGGCCCAATTCCGGTGGCATCAGGTTGAAACCGACCAGTTCCGAATCATTTTTCAGGAGAAGGACCGCCCGGCAGCCGAAGAAGTGCTGAGCCTGGCTGACGAGGTATACCGAAAGACCTCTTCCTACATGGACTACCGGCCCTCGGAGCGGGTTCCCGTGGTCATCTATGGCGACACCGCCCAGGCCAACGGGTTCTTCACGCCCTTTCCGGGACACATTGCCCTCTTTGTGGCCAGTCCCGCCGGACCCTGGATGGGAGCCCGCACCGAGAACTGGCTGGAAACACTCTTCATCCACGAACTGATCCACTACCTGCACCTTACGCGCCCCGTGGGGTTCTTCGGCTTTCCCTCCCGTCTCTTTGGCCCTCTCCTGGCGTCGGCGAGCATGATCTTCAGCCCCGGCTGGGCGATCGAGGGTGTCACAGTCTATGGTGAGAGCGCCCTTGCCCCGGGAGGACGGGGAGACAACCCCTTCTTCAAAATGCAGGCTCTGGCCCCGATTCTCGAAGATCGCATGTATACCTACGATCAGGCGGCGTTCAATCACCCGGCCTACGCGCCGCGAGGAAGGATCTATACCGCCGGATACCTCATGGTGGATTACCTGATGGAGACCTACGGCGACGATATCTTTGTTCGCCTGAACCGATCCTTTCAGCGAGCTCCCTTTCTGGGTATGCGCCGGGCGATCCGCCGGACCACGGGCGTGAAAGCCCCCGATCTCTACCAGTCCATGGTGGACGACCTGAGAAACCGCTACGATCACCGACGGGATCTTCCCCGGGGCGAAGAGCTCTCGCCGGCCGGGCCGGGGCACTGGGATCTGCCCGTCCCCACAGAACGGGGGCTCGTCACCTGGGGAAATCACTTTGACCGGGGTCCCGGCCTTTACGTGCAAAAAGCTCTCCACGAACCCTGGCGTCTCCTGGCCCGAACCGAAGTAGCTCCCGGTGAATCCTGGACGGTCGACTCCCGGGGAACCCTGGCCGTGGTGGCCACCATAACCACCGATCCCTACCGGCCGGGAATCCCCCCCGCCACGGGCGTTGCCTACTCCGACCTCTTTCTGCTGGACCTCTCGGCACGCTGCGAAAGCCGCGACTGGTTCCAGCCCCCCCCGTCACGCAGGATCACTCACCGGAAACGGCTCTATCATCCAGCTCTTTCCCCCGACGGATCGCGGCTGGTAGCGATAGAACGCCAGGGGTCCTTCAGCCGGCTCGTCTCGGTTGATATCGCGTCCGGTTCAATAACTCCCCTGGTTGAAGCCCCCAAAGAGGTTCTTCGAAACCCCGCCTTTTCACCCGACGGGTCTCTTCTTGCTTTGACCGCAAACTACCGGGGACAGCAGCGCCTCCTGGTTGTGGCCTATCCCTCGGGCGAGATTCTGGAAGACCGAATGATTTTTTCCCGGGCACCCGATGCTGCGGTCTATTACCCGCGTTTCCACCAACCTTTCCACCAACCTTCGGAGGACGCAGCCTCCCGGGAGAGCCTCCCCCCAAAGGCCCCTCCCCTGGAAATCTGGTACGGCGGAGACGCCGAAGGGTTTCTCTCGCTCTACCGGAGCGTTCTCTCAGACCAGGGTCTCACGCCGCCCCAAAGAATGCTTCGCGATCAGGTGGGCGCCTGGGGGGGCTTCCCGCTCCCCGCGTCCGGGGAGCCCTCCATGTCCAGGGAAGCCACCTCCGAAGAGACGGGAATCCTCTACGGCAGCTATTCTTCGGACGGCCAAAACCTCAAACTGGGCGAGTCCCGGGCCGAGGAGCCCGCAGAAACGCTGCCGCCGAAAAACACCTTCTCGCCGGTCACCCGTGCCGATGCCGATGTCGGTGCCGGTGCCGATGCCAATCAAGATCAAGGTCGAGGCAGCCACCGCGAAAGGGCAACGATTCCAGCCTCTCCCAGGCCCTACCGTGACACTCTGCGTCCTCTTTTGTGGACGCCCCTGGCATCGGCCCAGCGAGGCGGGGATCAGGGAGATTCCCTGGACCTGGGGGTATTTTTCCTCGCCTCCAGCAACCTGGGACGCCACACCCTGCAGGGCTACGCCCTCTACAACCCCGACGAGCAGGAACCATCGGGAGGTCTTGCCTACACCTTCTCTCCGGGGGTGTCACAGTGGACTCTGGAGACGGACCGTCAGTATGAACTGGACAAGGAGGACACCATTATCCGCACCACCGAAATAGCCGGCCGGGCCAGCCGGCTCCTCGGAGTCCGTCGCGCTCCGGGATCGGTGCGGGTCCTCACCGGGGAAATCGGTCTGGGATATCAGCTGGAAGAAGAAGAGCGACCCGACTCAACGACCACCACAAGAGAGATAGAGGGTATCCTGGGCCTTCAGTATCTCAAAACGGGACCGGGGGCCTCGCGGGATCTCTTTGGCCCCCCCAAGGTGCTCCTCGCCACGGAACTTTCCCTGGTCCCCGATCTTCTTGACGCCGATCCGGCCCGGCTGGAAAGCACCTCCCTGGCCCACTTCCGGTGGCAACCCTTGCGGAGGATCTCCGGTATGGCGGGAGCGATCCAGCTTGCCCCTGCGGGATACATCACAACCAGCACCGACGGGGATGCCCTGGGACGGCTCCCCTACCGATCGGGGGGATTCGACGACCGCCGAACTACAGGCAGCAGAGCACAACCCGACAGCGCCGACACGGCACTGTTGGCGCGGGCCGAAGTCCTTCTGCCGCTCCGTATTTCCGACGCAGCCTGGCGGGGAATCGGCACCATGGGGTCGGGGCTGGCCCTCTATCTGGAACAGGGCGCGGCCCTCTCCCATACCCGGATAGCGCCCACGGCATCCTCCGTGGTGGGGGCAGATTTTACAAAGGACGTTGTCTTCAACATGATTCCCCTGCGGCTCACCCTGGGGGCAGCTCGCCGCCTGCCCCACCCCGGAAGCGACACCAGCGAGGACTGGACAGTCTACTTCCGTCTGGGTGGAACCACTCTGGAATGGCTGGAATCGGCCCCCTGGAGAAGGAGCCCCCGGCGCTAG
- a CDS encoding methyl-accepting chemotaxis protein, whose protein sequence is MIDTKTSLAQKVAVLFVVMLLVLLAVIGLLVSRGLSRATRGALEYNLQGQAALAGKLTQELGEKALQVAAVVAQQQEVRQAYRDPDETAGRRRLQEYARPLAGALAEAIGEDEFRLHFHKAPAVSFLRTWTDETGDDLSDFRKTILEVARTRRPLVAVEHGRGGFVVRGIAPILDNGEYLGSVEAYYPAASIVSFLDSALRTGVILLVNADAADVRALAGDAADRLRVGESLVVAVTDDWLDPEAMIDPALLEAVSESGETRVSFRGHHEFAYSPIRDFAGNTTGHVVTVVDVLPLRRAARQQGLRLVLIALVLGCAGALFTLVVTKMVISAPLTATADRLKEIAVGDGDLRARLPEDRRDEIGRVARYFNSFAGKLTETVTRIKASTAAMEENARELDKSTENATASVDSIAQVVSRVAQEIVSQDASIGESSSSVEQITGNITSLEQVIQQLTTSIDDSAAAVEEMAANISSITRNLEHVDQYVDKLVDASDHGRNTLSQVTERITEVVDQSEQLQKANQLIASVSAQTNLLAMNAAIEAAHAGEYGRGFAVVAEEIRNLAENSAKQSKIISGELKKTREYVTNAAQASSQADEAFTSMRKMVDTVNDLETSVRDSLREQEEGGQAVLGNLQEMRQLGLQVNGGIGEISAGSRTILEEMGKLVEISRQVNALMQDISGGTAVIGEAVSSIHELSGRNEEMSRAVREASDRFKT, encoded by the coding sequence ATGATAGATACTAAAACGTCCCTGGCCCAGAAGGTTGCTGTTCTTTTTGTGGTAATGCTGCTGGTCTTGCTGGCAGTGATTGGCCTCCTTGTCTCGCGCGGGCTGTCCCGGGCCACGCGGGGTGCCCTGGAATACAATCTTCAGGGCCAGGCCGCGCTGGCGGGGAAACTGACCCAGGAACTGGGAGAAAAGGCCCTGCAGGTTGCCGCCGTGGTGGCACAGCAACAGGAGGTTCGCCAGGCCTATCGGGATCCCGACGAGACAGCGGGGCGGCGCCGTCTTCAGGAGTATGCGCGGCCCCTGGCGGGGGCCCTGGCCGAGGCGATTGGCGAGGACGAGTTTCGTCTGCACTTTCACAAGGCTCCGGCCGTGAGCTTCCTCCGTACCTGGACAGACGAGACAGGGGATGATCTGTCAGATTTCCGCAAGACAATCCTTGAGGTGGCCCGCACCCGACGCCCCCTGGTGGCAGTTGAACACGGCCGGGGTGGTTTTGTGGTGCGTGGTATCGCCCCCATTCTGGACAACGGGGAATATCTGGGCAGTGTCGAAGCCTACTACCCGGCGGCGTCGATCGTCTCGTTTCTCGATTCGGCCCTGCGCACGGGGGTGATCCTCCTGGTCAACGCCGATGCCGCCGACGTGCGGGCCCTGGCGGGGGATGCGGCAGACCGCCTTCGGGTGGGAGAGAGCCTGGTGGTGGCCGTTACCGATGACTGGCTTGACCCGGAAGCAATGATCGATCCCGCTCTCCTTGAGGCGGTGAGCGAAAGCGGCGAGACCAGGGTCTCCTTCAGAGGGCATCACGAGTTTGCCTATAGCCCAATCCGGGATTTTGCGGGTAACACCACGGGTCATGTGGTGACCGTGGTGGATGTTCTGCCCCTTCGCCGGGCAGCGCGACAGCAAGGGCTTCGCCTGGTTTTGATAGCGCTCGTTCTGGGGTGTGCGGGGGCTCTTTTTACCCTGGTGGTGACCAAAATGGTCATCTCCGCTCCCCTGACAGCCACGGCGGACCGGCTGAAGGAGATCGCCGTGGGAGATGGTGATCTGCGAGCACGCCTTCCTGAAGACCGTCGCGACGAGATCGGCCGGGTGGCGCGGTATTTCAACAGTTTTGCCGGGAAACTCACCGAGACGGTGACTCGCATAAAGGCATCCACCGCCGCGATGGAGGAGAATGCCCGGGAGCTGGATAAAAGTACGGAGAACGCCACGGCCTCGGTCGATTCCATAGCGCAGGTGGTCTCCCGGGTTGCCCAGGAGATTGTCAGCCAGGATGCGAGTATCGGTGAGTCCTCTTCGTCGGTGGAGCAGATTACGGGAAATATCACGTCCCTGGAGCAGGTGATCCAGCAACTCACCACCAGCATCGACGATTCTGCGGCAGCCGTGGAAGAGATGGCGGCCAACATATCCTCCATTACGCGGAATCTGGAACACGTGGATCAGTATGTGGATAAGCTGGTGGACGCATCCGACCACGGACGAAACACGCTCTCGCAGGTAACGGAGCGTATTACCGAAGTGGTGGATCAGTCGGAACAGCTCCAGAAAGCAAACCAGCTGATCGCCTCTGTGTCGGCCCAGACCAATCTGCTGGCGATGAACGCAGCCATTGAGGCGGCTCACGCCGGTGAATACGGGCGGGGATTTGCCGTGGTAGCCGAGGAGATCCGCAACCTTGCCGAGAACTCGGCGAAGCAGAGCAAAATAATCTCGGGAGAGCTGAAGAAAACCCGCGAGTATGTCACAAACGCCGCCCAGGCCTCGTCCCAGGCCGACGAGGCTTTCACATCGATGCGGAAAATGGTGGATACCGTGAACGATCTTGAAACCAGTGTCCGGGACTCCTTGCGCGAACAGGAAGAGGGTGGCCAGGCGGTGCTGGGCAATCTTCAGGAGATGCGGCAGCTGGGTTTGCAGGTGAACGGGGGAATCGGCGAGATATCGGCGGGCTCCCGCACGATTCTTGAAGAAATGGGCAAACTCGTTGAGATCAGCCGCCAGGTGAACGCCCTCATGCAGGATATTTCCGGAGGAACCGCCGTGATTGGGGAGGCGGTCTCCAGTATCCACGAGCTGAGCGGCCGGAACGAGGAGATGTCGCGAGCGGTCCGGGAGGCCTCGGACCGCTTCAAGACGTGA
- a CDS encoding SLC13 family permease, whose translation MYITLAILVLIFLFLAFDVAGADMVFGAALILLLFTGVLAPREALAGFSNKGMATVGLLFIVSRAVENTGIFQAIAHWFLSGERASREGSSLTREKGQASLPVLMVKMMAPVTFLSAFLNNTPIVTIFAPTIKNWATAKRLPVSKFLIPLSYASIFGGICTLIGTSTNLVVHGLMLQNGLEGLGFFEVARAGLPIAVVGYLYLFFLGQRLLPNRQDVLSELDEDPREYFIEMIVPAESPLIGKTIEQAQLRSLQGVYLTSIERDGTYLAPITPDRRLAPGDRLFFAGRTDGVSDLMTRRGLLPVDQETLAVDTRAIRRHLVEVVVSSTSPVLGRSVRDANFRSRYDAAVVAVSRKGERVNTRLGDVTLHPGDTLVLLARGGFVRRYRFSRDFFLVSPVEKITPPATRKGVFALATVTTMILLSAFGGFLPELGGNRIDMFYAAAGAALVLVAGKVISPEEAREAIRWDVLITIAAAFGVSQALINSGTAEMISRGMVNLFAPFGTVGAVAAVYLMTCLFTELITNNAAAALVVPIAFEAARYTGISPVPFMVAVAMGASASFATPIGYQTNLIVQGPGSYRFLDFLRVGIPLSILTAATGITAIVLWYGV comes from the coding sequence GTGTACATCACTCTGGCGATACTGGTATTGATCTTTCTGTTCCTTGCCTTCGATGTGGCGGGGGCTGACATGGTCTTCGGTGCGGCGCTGATTCTTCTTCTGTTTACAGGGGTTCTTGCACCCCGGGAGGCCCTGGCGGGGTTTTCCAACAAGGGAATGGCCACGGTGGGACTTCTGTTCATCGTCAGCCGCGCCGTGGAGAATACCGGAATCTTTCAGGCGATTGCCCACTGGTTTCTTTCGGGGGAGCGAGCTTCTCGGGAAGGTTCGTCCCTCACCCGGGAAAAAGGCCAGGCTTCCCTGCCGGTGCTCATGGTAAAGATGATGGCTCCTGTGACATTTCTTTCGGCCTTTTTGAACAATACTCCCATTGTGACGATTTTTGCTCCCACCATAAAGAACTGGGCTACGGCGAAGCGTCTCCCGGTCAGCAAGTTCCTGATTCCTCTCTCCTACGCGTCTATCTTCGGGGGGATCTGCACGCTTATCGGGACCAGCACAAACCTGGTAGTGCACGGACTGATGCTTCAGAATGGTCTTGAGGGGCTGGGTTTTTTTGAAGTAGCCCGGGCGGGCCTTCCCATCGCGGTGGTGGGGTATCTCTATCTGTTCTTCCTGGGGCAGCGTCTCTTGCCCAATCGACAGGATGTGCTCTCCGAGCTGGATGAGGATCCCCGGGAATATTTTATCGAGATGATTGTCCCGGCCGAGTCTCCCCTGATCGGAAAGACCATCGAACAGGCCCAGCTTCGAAGTCTCCAGGGGGTGTACCTCACAAGTATTGAACGGGACGGGACCTACCTGGCCCCAATCACCCCCGATCGGCGTCTTGCTCCGGGAGACCGGCTCTTTTTTGCAGGAAGAACCGACGGTGTCTCCGATTTGATGACGCGCCGGGGGTTGTTGCCGGTGGATCAGGAGACGCTGGCGGTTGACACCCGGGCGATTCGGCGTCACCTGGTGGAGGTCGTTGTGTCCAGCACCTCTCCTGTTCTGGGCCGCTCTGTCCGGGATGCCAATTTTCGAAGCCGCTACGATGCCGCCGTGGTGGCGGTGAGCAGGAAAGGTGAACGAGTGAATACCCGCCTGGGGGATGTAACGCTCCATCCCGGGGATACCCTGGTGTTACTTGCCCGGGGAGGATTTGTGCGACGCTACCGGTTTTCCCGGGATTTCTTTCTGGTTAGCCCGGTAGAGAAGATCACCCCTCCGGCGACCAGAAAAGGTGTCTTTGCCCTGGCCACGGTGACAACCATGATCCTTCTTTCCGCTTTTGGAGGATTTCTTCCGGAGCTGGGAGGCAACAGAATAGATATGTTTTACGCGGCTGCCGGCGCGGCCCTGGTTCTGGTGGCAGGAAAGGTTATCTCCCCCGAGGAAGCCCGGGAGGCGATCCGGTGGGATGTCCTGATCACGATCGCTGCTGCCTTTGGTGTGAGTCAGGCCTTGATAAACAGTGGAACCGCCGAAATGATCAGTCGCGGGATGGTGAATCTTTTTGCCCCCTTTGGTACAGTGGGAGCCGTGGCGGCGGTGTACCTGATGACCTGTCTCTTTACGGAGTTGATTACCAATAATGCTGCGGCAGCGCTGGTGGTTCCCATAGCCTTTGAGGCTGCCCGGTATACGGGAATATCCCCAGTGCCCTTTATGGTCGCCGTTGCCATGGGAGCCAGCGCGAGTTTTGCCACTCCCATCGGGTATCAAACCAATTTGATCGTTCAGGGACCGGGAAGCTATCGGTTTCTGGATTTTCTGCGGGTGGGGATACCCTTGAGTATTCTCACGGCAGCAACGGGTATCACGGCGATCGTCCTGTGGTACGGAGTGTAA
- a CDS encoding ABC transporter ATP-binding protein, with the protein MFLCFGIVLLALVEVVGVGSIGPFLAVVTNPSVIRTNPYLQWAYRVFGFSNDAQFVVAIGLAVIAFTVLRNIIAAVVRYAEIRFGQMRAHSISTRLLARYLSQPYAFFLNRNSSELTRNILGEVQETVKNFLIPLLECLTKSVITLSILIFLILLDPLVAAVMTLALGGVYGSVYAVTRMRLFRIGQLRLEANKRRFQVVSEVLGGIKDAKLMGKENVFLDEYKKPSRKIARFVTLKTVYGSLPKYVLDSIVFSMIILVVLWFIHDSGDLEGAVAMVSIYAVAGYRLMPTLDALYKNIAKLRGSQPAVELIYRELMSNPDAGFLGPKTAPPRMSLDQAISLETVCFSYPGAETEVLKDLTITIEKNTTVGFVGPTGCGKTTTVDIILGLLSPASGQLCVDGVEITPENVRNWQAGVGYVPQHIYLSDDTIARNIAFGVPHKQIDPDRLQRAAETANLLSFIQEELPQGFDTLVGERGVRLSGGQRQRIGIARAVYHDPAVLVMDEATSALDNVTEAQVMTAIDNLSHKKTILLIAHRISTVRNCDNIVLMDKGVVVAQGAYDHLLATSPDFLKIVEART; encoded by the coding sequence GTGTTTTTGTGTTTTGGCATCGTCCTTCTTGCTCTTGTCGAAGTTGTGGGTGTCGGTTCTATCGGACCTTTTCTTGCGGTTGTTACAAATCCCTCTGTCATCCGCACGAACCCCTATTTGCAGTGGGCCTATCGGGTCTTCGGGTTTTCCAACGACGCTCAATTTGTGGTCGCCATCGGGTTAGCTGTGATTGCCTTCACCGTTTTGCGGAATATTATTGCTGCTGTGGTGCGTTACGCCGAGATCCGTTTTGGGCAAATGCGGGCTCACTCGATATCAACCCGGTTGCTGGCGCGGTACCTTTCGCAGCCCTATGCCTTTTTCTTGAATCGCAACTCCTCTGAGCTGACCCGGAACATTCTGGGAGAGGTTCAGGAGACGGTTAAAAACTTTCTGATTCCCCTGCTGGAGTGTCTCACCAAATCGGTGATTACCCTCTCGATCCTGATTTTCCTGATTCTTCTGGATCCTCTCGTTGCTGCCGTGATGACCCTTGCTCTGGGAGGTGTCTATGGGAGCGTCTATGCGGTAACCCGGATGAGACTGTTCAGAATTGGACAATTGCGGCTGGAGGCAAACAAGCGGCGGTTCCAGGTGGTGAGTGAGGTTCTGGGCGGAATCAAGGATGCAAAGCTCATGGGAAAAGAGAACGTTTTTCTTGATGAATACAAGAAGCCCTCCCGGAAAATAGCCCGCTTTGTGACCCTGAAAACTGTCTATGGAAGCCTTCCGAAATATGTCCTGGATAGCATCGTTTTTTCCATGATCATTCTGGTGGTCCTCTGGTTTATCCATGATTCGGGAGACCTGGAAGGCGCGGTGGCGATGGTCAGCATCTATGCTGTAGCAGGATATCGGCTGATGCCGACGCTGGACGCTTTGTACAAGAACATTGCCAAGTTGAGAGGAAGTCAGCCGGCGGTGGAGTTGATCTATCGGGAACTCATGAGCAACCCCGATGCAGGCTTTTTGGGCCCGAAAACTGCGCCCCCCCGAATGAGTCTGGACCAGGCGATTTCCCTGGAAACGGTCTGTTTTTCCTATCCCGGAGCGGAGACAGAGGTTCTGAAAGATCTCACGATCACAATAGAAAAAAACACAACTGTTGGTTTTGTGGGCCCCACAGGATGCGGGAAGACAACCACTGTTGATATTATTCTGGGGTTGCTTTCACCCGCATCGGGTCAACTATGCGTTGATGGCGTAGAGATTACTCCCGAGAACGTTCGCAACTGGCAGGCTGGTGTGGGCTACGTTCCACAGCACATTTATTTAAGCGATGATACGATTGCCCGGAATATTGCTTTTGGTGTGCCCCACAAACAAATCGATCCCGATCGACTTCAGCGTGCTGCAGAGACGGCAAACCTCTTGAGCTTTATACAGGAGGAGTTGCCCCAGGGATTTGATACGCTTGTGGGTGAACGGGGAGTCCGTCTCTCGGGGGGCCAGCGGCAGCGGATTGGAATCGCCCGTGCGGTATATCACGATCCGGCGGTGCTGGTGATGGACGAGGCAACAAGCGCCCTTGATAATGTGACTGAAGCCCAAGTCATGACGGCTATCGATAATCTCTCGCACAAAAAAACGATCCTTCTCATTGCGCACCGTATAAGCACCGTCAGGAATTGTGACAACATTGTGCTGATGGACAAAGGGGTTGTTGTTGCTCAAGGGGCGTATGACCACCTCCTGGCGACAAGTCCGGACTTTCTGAAGATTGTCGAGGCCAGAACGTGA
- a CDS encoding SAM-dependent methyltransferase, with protein MICYLWHMAKTGRRRQDHLARKAQSQGYHARSVYKLEAIQKKHRLLSPGKKVLDLGAAPGSWTQYALEVAGAGHVLAVDLQEMALAGATCLQGDFTAPALAEAISAWGPFQTVLSDAAPATTGNRLIDTGRSEALVESILDYLPQWLSSRGNFAAKIFQGGGEQALLGQLRQRFSSAALYRPEAVRRESFEAYLIGIGYGGAG; from the coding sequence ATGATCTGCTACCTTTGGCATATGGCAAAAACCGGACGCCGGCGTCAGGACCATCTGGCCCGGAAAGCGCAGTCTCAGGGTTATCACGCCCGGAGCGTATACAAGCTGGAGGCGATCCAGAAAAAACACCGTCTCCTCTCTCCGGGGAAAAAGGTCCTCGATCTTGGCGCGGCTCCCGGATCGTGGACGCAGTACGCCCTGGAAGTCGCCGGCGCGGGTCATGTCCTTGCTGTGGATCTTCAGGAGATGGCCCTGGCAGGAGCGACCTGTCTTCAGGGGGATTTCACCGCCCCCGCTCTTGCTGAAGCGATTTCTGCCTGGGGTCCGTTTCAGACGGTCCTCAGCGATGCAGCCCCGGCAACAACGGGGAACCGGCTTATCGATACGGGGCGATCCGAGGCGCTGGTAGAGTCCATTCTGGATTATCTGCCGCAGTGGTTGTCGTCCCGGGGAAACTTCGCTGCAAAGATCTTCCAGGGAGGTGGAGAACAGGCCCTGCTCGGACAGCTCCGGCAGAGGTTTTCCTCGGCCGCTTTGTATCGACCCGAGGCGGTGCGGCGCGAGTCCTTCGAGGCCTATTTGATCGGCATCGGCTACGGGGGTGCCGGGTGA
- a CDS encoding rhomboid family intramembrane serine protease, whose amino-acid sequence MAVFFLTTMNHSLATLLAMNPILTVARGFWWQPFTYMFAHSGMRHLLFNMMGLFFFGTQVERELGSYEFLLFYLLTGVLAGFFSLAMYWFTGTYMVFLLGASGAVFAVLLAFATFYPNAQIFIFGIIPVRASMLVIGYTLIELFSHSRGGSNVAHMTHLAGFGFAYLYFVIRLRISPWQRFFR is encoded by the coding sequence ATGGCCGTTTTCTTTCTGACCACCATGAACCATAGTCTTGCAACGCTTCTGGCCATGAATCCCATCCTGACCGTGGCCCGAGGGTTCTGGTGGCAACCCTTCACCTACATGTTTGCCCATTCCGGGATGCGCCACCTGCTCTTCAATATGATGGGGCTTTTCTTTTTTGGCACCCAGGTGGAGCGGGAGCTGGGAAGCTACGAGTTCCTCCTGTTCTATCTGCTCACAGGCGTCCTGGCAGGCTTCTTTTCTCTGGCCATGTACTGGTTCACCGGAACCTACATGGTCTTCCTCCTCGGCGCATCGGGAGCGGTCTTCGCGGTGCTCCTGGCCTTTGCCACCTTCTATCCGAACGCCCAGATCTTCATCTTCGGGATCATTCCTGTCCGAGCCTCCATGCTGGTGATCGGCTATACCCTGATCGAGCTCTTCTCTCATAGCCGGGGCGGCAGTAACGTAGCCCACATGACACACCTGGCGGGGTTCGGCTTCGCCTATCTCTACTTTGTCATCCGGTTGCGAATCAGCCCGTGGCAACGATTTTTTCGCTGA